A stretch of Henckelia pumila isolate YLH828 chromosome 4, ASM3356847v2, whole genome shotgun sequence DNA encodes these proteins:
- the LOC140860238 gene encoding protein ROLLING AND ERECT LEAF 2-like isoform X2, translating to MGCTESKIENEEAVLRCRDRRQFMKQAVIARNKFAAAHSAHAMSLKNSGASLSDFAHGEVVFPSASAVDPSAASSSGTSATPPPIPYDNFLVPPPPLPPSFNTAAPLQRANTMPEFSISRPENKHSDDPIIEEVNDEEDDKDSESSHGLRHRSSKSGRRVALSSPEVIAGDAMHQPLEQQQQQIPPPDNKGMLRWDYFFPMEPLPGPTLGEVEENHVAQEEIERKMAYERAKRSEMDRVSKVATVEVMEKVSELPPKPPPPEEALTTTKVVKKGKQVVLPPVKKSSGGSNLNLVQIFTDMDDCFLKASESSHEVSRMLEATRLHYHSNFADKRGHINHSERVMRVITWNRSFKGLSTENDGADDFDSEEQETHATVLDKLLAWEKKLYDEVKAGEQMKLEYKKKVNQLNKLKQRGSNLEGLERMKAAVSHLHTRYIVDMQSMDSTVSEINRLRDEQLYPKLVALVDGLAAMWETMRAHHERKSEIVQALRLLGDSQSPKETSDHHFERTRELVGVIRDWHLNVDELMTQQREYIKAIHGWLKLNLIPIDTNLNEKASSPGRSPNPPILKLVQAWNGYLDKSHDQAAKAAIMNFAATMETIWLYQKEEMEFRKRCADSRKDLLRKKQDFDNWYNKYMQKRTPPDEMDPDRAQDRDLYTERKLIVEAAEQKLEHEEEAYLKHCVQVRQKSLNSLKSQFPSLFRALSDFSLACSDMYNNLRSIAHGENRNQA from the exons ATGGGCTGCACGGAATCGAAGATCGAGAACGAGGAAGCTGTGCTTCGATGCAGAGATCGCAGGCAGTTCATGAAGCAGGCGGTGATCGCGCGGAACAAATTCGCCGCCGCCCATTCAGCGCACGCCATGTCTTTGAAGAACTCCGGCGCGTCCCTCAGCGACTTTGCTCACGGAGAAGTTGTTTTCCCGTCCGCATCCGCCGTGGACCCTTCGGCCGCATCCTCCAGTGGTACCAGCGCCACCCCTCCTCCAATCCCGTACGATAACTTCCTCGTCCCTCCACCTCCCCTCCCCCCATCATTCAACACCGCCGCTCCCCTCCAACGGGCTAACACGATGCCTGAGTTTTCGATTTCCCGGCCTGAGAATAAGCATTCCGATGATCCCATCATCGAGGAAGTAAACGATGAAGAGGATGATAAGGACAGTGAAAGCAGTCATGGCTTGAGGCACCGGAGCAGCAAGAGTGGGAGAAGAGTTGCCCTTTCGTCCCCTGAGGTTATTGCAGGTGATGCTATGCATCAGCCGCTGgaacagcagcagcagcagattCCGCCTCCAGATAACAAGGGGATGTTGCGGTGGGATTACTTCTTCCCAATGGAACCCTTGCCAGGTCCCACACTAGGAGAGGTGGAGGAGAATCACGTTGCGCAGGAGGAAATCGAGCGAAAGATGGCCTACGAAAGGGCTAAAAGAAGCGAAATGGATAGAGTTTCGAAAGTGGCGACGGTGGAAGTGATGGAGAAGGTGAGCGAGCTTCCCCCAAAGCCGCCGCCACCGGAAGAGGCGCTGACTACAACGAAGGTCGTGAAGAAAGGGAAACAAGTTGTTCTACCGCCAGTGAAAAAGAGCAGCGGAGGGAGTAATTTGAACCTGGTGCAGATATTTACTGATATGGATGATTGTTTCCTCAAGGCTTCAGAGAGTTCTCATGAGGTTTCTCGAATGCTGGAGGCGACACGCTTGCATTACCATTCAAATTTTGCTGACAAGAGAG GTCATATTAATCATTCAGAGAGGGTCATGCGTGTCATCACATGGAATAGGTCATTCAAAGGTTTGTCCACCGAAAATGATGGTGCAgatgattttgattcagaaGAGCAAGAAACACATGCAACGGTTTTGGACAAATTGCTGGCATGGGAGAAAAAGCTTTATGATGAAGTGAAG GCAGGCGAACAGATGAAGCTTGAATATAAGAAAAAGGTCAACCAGTTAAACAAGCTGAAACAACGTGGTTCAAACTTGGAAGGGTTAGAGAGAATGAAAGCAGCAGTCAGCCATCTGCACACAAGATACATTGTTGACATGCAATCCATGGACTCCACTGTCTCAGAAATTAACCGCTTGCGTGACGAACAGCTCTATCCCAAACTCGTCGCCCTTGTTGATGG GTTGGCAGCAATGTGGGAGACGATGAGAGCACACCATGAAAGAAAATCCGAGATTGTACAAGCTTTAAGATTGCTTGGTGACTCTCAATCTCCTAAGGAGACTAGTGACCACCACTTTGAGCGGACACGCGAGTTAGTAGGCGTTATTCGGGACTGGCATTTGAATGTGGACGAACTAATGACCCAACAAAGAGAATACATTAAAGCTATCCACGGTTGGTTGAAGCTAAACCTTATTCCCATAGATACAAACCTGAACGAGAAAGCCTCGTCTCCAGGTAGATCTCCAAATCCGCCGATACTGAAGCTTGTCCAAGCGTGGAATGGTTATCTCGATAAATCTCATGACCAAGCAGCAAAAGCCGCCATCATGAACTTTGCTGCCACTATGGAGACCATATGGCTATACCAAAAAGAGGAGATGGAGTTTCGAAAAAGATGTGCAGATTCTAGGAAAGACCTTTTAAGAAAGAAACAGGATTTTGACAATTGGTATAACAAGTACATGCAAAAGAGAACACCCCCGGATGAAATGGATCCGGACAGGGCGCAGGATAGAGATCTCTATACTGAACGTAAGTTAATCGTGGAAGCAGCGGAGCAGAAACTAGAACACGAAGAGGAAGCTTACTTGAAGCACTGTGTTCAAGTTAGACAGAAGTCTCTGAATAGCCTGAAAAGCCAATTTCCTTCACTTTTCCGGGCACTGTCAGATTTCTCCCTCGCTTGCTCGGATATGTACAATAACTTGAGGTCCATCGCACATGGGGAGAACAGGAATCAGGCATGA
- the LOC140867398 gene encoding uncharacterized protein: MPTQIQKSFQEYLSKIKISNKQIQLRLKSSRHTKTPSFASDGDGGRNGAVAFSGGVDQFLFENFSSLYQLEEHESEDYSFKAQTASFPFDSPKLIGTPPPENLCGSARFFVAAGSSSSLITDEAFSSSTSAFTTGSSAPEKAERSVAEEEEEEEEEEEETEAERGDFVAILTYSPSPYEDFRRSMEEMVEARLEQEGGVDWGFMEELLFCYLDLNNKSSYRFILHAFVDLVVVLSGDSGRIPARPPPWSGGGSRRWMKGEK, from the coding sequence atgccaACGCAAATCCAAAAATCATTTCAAGAATACCTCtcgaaaatcaaaatctcaaacaaacaaATCCAATTGCGGTTGAAGAGCAGTAGGCATACCAAAACGCCGTCGTTTGCGTCGGACGGCGATGGGGGCCGAAACGGCGCCGTTGCGTTCTCCGGCGGCGTCGATCAGTTCTTATTCGAGAATTTCAGCTCGCTGTACCAGCTGGAGGAGCATGAATCAGAAGATTATTCCTTCAAGGCCCAAACGGCGTCGTTCCCCTTCGATTCTCCCAAGCTGATCGGCACTCCGCCGCCGGAGAATCTGTGCGGCTCCGCTAGGTTCTTCGTCGCCGCCGGCTCTTCCAGCTCTCTGATCACGGACGAAGCGTTCTCTTCGTCGACCTCCGCCTTCACGACGGGTTCCTCCGCGCCGGAGAAAGCGGAGCGGAGCGTCGCcgaggaggaggaagaagaagaagaagaagaagaagaaacggAGGCGGAGCGGGGAGATTTCGTCGCGATCCTGACTTATTCTCCGAGTCCGTACGAGGACTTCCGCCGATCGATGGAGGAGATGGTGGAGGCGCGTCTGGAGCAGGAAGGGGGAGTGGATTGGGGATTTATGGAGGAGCTTTTGTTTTGCTATTTGGATTTGAATAACAAGAGCTCGTACAGGTTCATACTCCACGCATTCGTGGACTTGGTGGTGGTGTTGAGCGGAGATTCCGGGAGGATCCCGGCGAGACCTCCGCCGTGGAGCGGCGGAGGTAGCAGAAGATGGATGAAAGGCGAGAAGTAA
- the LOC140864087 gene encoding uncharacterized protein isoform X1, whose amino-acid sequence MAEPEHYDTSSFHQALLSESQPLSSQYVDVLPPHPPVYHRGVLRRSCRCGVISCAVVFIFLVAALVLLWPSKPQLSIVHLKLNGLSFHALPEISLDVKLNLTVRVRNRDFYSVDYDWVNVTIGYRGQNLGNATSEGGKVKARSSSYVNATLDLDAVEILSDVVTLVKDVAEGEITFDTESKIGGKLKLFFFDLPLKATISCEVVADTSNQTISSQNCYPEL is encoded by the exons ATGGCGGAACCGGAACATTACGACACGTCGTCGTTCCACCAGGCTCTCCTCTCCGAGAGCCAGCCGCTGTCATCCCAATACGTCGACGTTCTGCCTCCACATCCGCCGGTCTACCACCGCGGTGTACTCCGTAGATCATGCCGCTGCGGCGTAATCTCCTGCGCCGTCGTGTTCATCTTCCTCGTCGCCGCCTTGGTCCTCCTCTGGCCGTCCAAGCCCCAGCTCTCCATCGTCCACCTCAAACTGAACGGCCTCAGCTTCCACGCGCTTCCCGAAATCTCACTCGACGTGAAGCTGAACCTCACCGTTAGAGTTCGGAACCGGGATTTCTACTCCGTCGACTACGATTGGGTGAATGTCACGATCGGGTACAGGGGGCAGAACCTGGGGAATGCCACCTCGGAGGGCGGGAAAGTGAAGGCCCGCAGCTCTTCGTACGTGAACGCAACGCTCGATCTGGACGCGGTGGAGATCTTGAGCGACGTGGTTACGTTGGTGAAGGATGTGGCGGAGGGTGAGATCACTTTCGACACGGAGTCGAAAATCGGCGGAAAGCTCAAGCTTTTCTTCTTCGACTTGCCTCTGAAG GCGACGATATCGTGCGAAGTCGTTGCAGATACAAGCAACCAAACAATTAGTTCGCAGAATTGCTATCCTGAG TTGTAG
- the LOC140862000 gene encoding uncharacterized protein gives MDQETWDFPASTNEEHICWPRSQYSIRNYDRFVSNNLPLTRSKAAAPIWMQLWKKIKKEKKRMFHCSNSMRFTYDPYSYSQNFDEGSIWADPDDLSRSFSARFAVPARIFEKNGLMV, from the coding sequence ATGGATCAAGAAACATGGGATTTCCCTGCCAGCACCAATGAGGAACATATATGCTGGCCAAGAAGCCAGTACTCCATTCGGAACTACGACCGATTCGTGTCGAATAATTTACCGTTAACAAGATCAAAAGCTGCTGCTCCGATTTGGATGCAACTGtggaagaagatcaagaaagagaagaagAGAATGTTCCATTGCTCAAACTCCATGAGATTCACTTATGATCCTTACTCTTATTCGCAGAACTTCGACGAGGGGTCGATTTGGGCCGATCCGGACGATCTCTCCCGTTCATTTTCAGCTCGTTTCGCTGTTCCGGCGAGGATCTTTGAGAAGAACGGATTGATGgtctga
- the LOC140860238 gene encoding protein ROLLING AND ERECT LEAF 2-like isoform X1 encodes MGCTESKIENEEAVLRCRDRRQFMKQAVIARNKFAAAHSAHAMSLKNSGASLSDFAHGEVVFPSASAVDPSAASSSGTSATPPPIPYDNFLVPPPPLPPSFNTAAPLQRANTMPEFSISRPENKHSDDPIIEEVNDEEDDKDSESSHGLRHRSSKSGRRVALSSPEVIAGDAMHQPLEQQQQQIPPPDNKGMLRWDYFFPMEPLPGPTLGEVEENHVAQEEIERKMAYERAKRSEMDRVSKVATVEVMEKVSELPPKPPPPEEALTTTKVVKKGKQVVLPPVKKSSGGSNLNLVQIFTDMDDCFLKASESSHEVSRMLEATRLHYHSNFADKRAGHINHSERVMRVITWNRSFKGLSTENDGADDFDSEEQETHATVLDKLLAWEKKLYDEVKAGEQMKLEYKKKVNQLNKLKQRGSNLEGLERMKAAVSHLHTRYIVDMQSMDSTVSEINRLRDEQLYPKLVALVDGLAAMWETMRAHHERKSEIVQALRLLGDSQSPKETSDHHFERTRELVGVIRDWHLNVDELMTQQREYIKAIHGWLKLNLIPIDTNLNEKASSPGRSPNPPILKLVQAWNGYLDKSHDQAAKAAIMNFAATMETIWLYQKEEMEFRKRCADSRKDLLRKKQDFDNWYNKYMQKRTPPDEMDPDRAQDRDLYTERKLIVEAAEQKLEHEEEAYLKHCVQVRQKSLNSLKSQFPSLFRALSDFSLACSDMYNNLRSIAHGENRNQA; translated from the exons ATGGGCTGCACGGAATCGAAGATCGAGAACGAGGAAGCTGTGCTTCGATGCAGAGATCGCAGGCAGTTCATGAAGCAGGCGGTGATCGCGCGGAACAAATTCGCCGCCGCCCATTCAGCGCACGCCATGTCTTTGAAGAACTCCGGCGCGTCCCTCAGCGACTTTGCTCACGGAGAAGTTGTTTTCCCGTCCGCATCCGCCGTGGACCCTTCGGCCGCATCCTCCAGTGGTACCAGCGCCACCCCTCCTCCAATCCCGTACGATAACTTCCTCGTCCCTCCACCTCCCCTCCCCCCATCATTCAACACCGCCGCTCCCCTCCAACGGGCTAACACGATGCCTGAGTTTTCGATTTCCCGGCCTGAGAATAAGCATTCCGATGATCCCATCATCGAGGAAGTAAACGATGAAGAGGATGATAAGGACAGTGAAAGCAGTCATGGCTTGAGGCACCGGAGCAGCAAGAGTGGGAGAAGAGTTGCCCTTTCGTCCCCTGAGGTTATTGCAGGTGATGCTATGCATCAGCCGCTGgaacagcagcagcagcagattCCGCCTCCAGATAACAAGGGGATGTTGCGGTGGGATTACTTCTTCCCAATGGAACCCTTGCCAGGTCCCACACTAGGAGAGGTGGAGGAGAATCACGTTGCGCAGGAGGAAATCGAGCGAAAGATGGCCTACGAAAGGGCTAAAAGAAGCGAAATGGATAGAGTTTCGAAAGTGGCGACGGTGGAAGTGATGGAGAAGGTGAGCGAGCTTCCCCCAAAGCCGCCGCCACCGGAAGAGGCGCTGACTACAACGAAGGTCGTGAAGAAAGGGAAACAAGTTGTTCTACCGCCAGTGAAAAAGAGCAGCGGAGGGAGTAATTTGAACCTGGTGCAGATATTTACTGATATGGATGATTGTTTCCTCAAGGCTTCAGAGAGTTCTCATGAGGTTTCTCGAATGCTGGAGGCGACACGCTTGCATTACCATTCAAATTTTGCTGACAAGAGAG CAGGTCATATTAATCATTCAGAGAGGGTCATGCGTGTCATCACATGGAATAGGTCATTCAAAGGTTTGTCCACCGAAAATGATGGTGCAgatgattttgattcagaaGAGCAAGAAACACATGCAACGGTTTTGGACAAATTGCTGGCATGGGAGAAAAAGCTTTATGATGAAGTGAAG GCAGGCGAACAGATGAAGCTTGAATATAAGAAAAAGGTCAACCAGTTAAACAAGCTGAAACAACGTGGTTCAAACTTGGAAGGGTTAGAGAGAATGAAAGCAGCAGTCAGCCATCTGCACACAAGATACATTGTTGACATGCAATCCATGGACTCCACTGTCTCAGAAATTAACCGCTTGCGTGACGAACAGCTCTATCCCAAACTCGTCGCCCTTGTTGATGG GTTGGCAGCAATGTGGGAGACGATGAGAGCACACCATGAAAGAAAATCCGAGATTGTACAAGCTTTAAGATTGCTTGGTGACTCTCAATCTCCTAAGGAGACTAGTGACCACCACTTTGAGCGGACACGCGAGTTAGTAGGCGTTATTCGGGACTGGCATTTGAATGTGGACGAACTAATGACCCAACAAAGAGAATACATTAAAGCTATCCACGGTTGGTTGAAGCTAAACCTTATTCCCATAGATACAAACCTGAACGAGAAAGCCTCGTCTCCAGGTAGATCTCCAAATCCGCCGATACTGAAGCTTGTCCAAGCGTGGAATGGTTATCTCGATAAATCTCATGACCAAGCAGCAAAAGCCGCCATCATGAACTTTGCTGCCACTATGGAGACCATATGGCTATACCAAAAAGAGGAGATGGAGTTTCGAAAAAGATGTGCAGATTCTAGGAAAGACCTTTTAAGAAAGAAACAGGATTTTGACAATTGGTATAACAAGTACATGCAAAAGAGAACACCCCCGGATGAAATGGATCCGGACAGGGCGCAGGATAGAGATCTCTATACTGAACGTAAGTTAATCGTGGAAGCAGCGGAGCAGAAACTAGAACACGAAGAGGAAGCTTACTTGAAGCACTGTGTTCAAGTTAGACAGAAGTCTCTGAATAGCCTGAAAAGCCAATTTCCTTCACTTTTCCGGGCACTGTCAGATTTCTCCCTCGCTTGCTCGGATATGTACAATAACTTGAGGTCCATCGCACATGGGGAGAACAGGAATCAGGCATGA
- the LOC140864087 gene encoding uncharacterized protein isoform X2 — translation MAEPEHYDTSSFHQALLSESQPLSSQYVDVLPPHPPVYHRGVLRRSCRCGVISCAVVFIFLVAALVLLWPSKPQLSIVHLKLNGLSFHALPEISLDVKLNLTVRVRNRDFYSVDYDWVNVTIGYRGQNLGNATSEGGKVKARSSSYVNATLDLDAVEILSDVVTLVKDVAEGEITFDTESKIGGKLKLFFFDLPLKATISCEVVADTSNQTISSQNCYPE, via the exons ATGGCGGAACCGGAACATTACGACACGTCGTCGTTCCACCAGGCTCTCCTCTCCGAGAGCCAGCCGCTGTCATCCCAATACGTCGACGTTCTGCCTCCACATCCGCCGGTCTACCACCGCGGTGTACTCCGTAGATCATGCCGCTGCGGCGTAATCTCCTGCGCCGTCGTGTTCATCTTCCTCGTCGCCGCCTTGGTCCTCCTCTGGCCGTCCAAGCCCCAGCTCTCCATCGTCCACCTCAAACTGAACGGCCTCAGCTTCCACGCGCTTCCCGAAATCTCACTCGACGTGAAGCTGAACCTCACCGTTAGAGTTCGGAACCGGGATTTCTACTCCGTCGACTACGATTGGGTGAATGTCACGATCGGGTACAGGGGGCAGAACCTGGGGAATGCCACCTCGGAGGGCGGGAAAGTGAAGGCCCGCAGCTCTTCGTACGTGAACGCAACGCTCGATCTGGACGCGGTGGAGATCTTGAGCGACGTGGTTACGTTGGTGAAGGATGTGGCGGAGGGTGAGATCACTTTCGACACGGAGTCGAAAATCGGCGGAAAGCTCAAGCTTTTCTTCTTCGACTTGCCTCTGAAG GCGACGATATCGTGCGAAGTCGTTGCAGATACAAGCAACCAAACAATTAGTTCGCAGAATTGCTATCCTGAG TAG